The Marinobacter subterrani genome has a segment encoding these proteins:
- a CDS encoding Shedu immune nuclease family protein: MEDDYQNPLPGKTYISPSLQAFGDKERRVRIASKILLSEDGYEYAKERDEVVLRKKPDAKTYIKAKFIEDSRQIFVLTVQKFVSETGQPYGSGFSFVGDEIGRFCEFLANIHSVDFKNKAKVNITDEELRKIALTTHQARAFLVDNQELFAEILKSEVTTEDIVAVGFRKKQLSVYDKLLNSESYFDDLRARKKCSNEALWQKYFEKNPWVFGYGLGYIFLSSLDDKKLEQVVQGHSIGSHGKRVDALMKTKGIISNLCFVEIKTHTTALLESKPYRSGCWAPSKELAGAIAQVQGTVASAVENLSSRLTPSDSEGNPTGEEIYNYQPKSYLVIGSLSEFLSEQGVNKDKLRSFELLRKNTSNPEIITFDELYERAKFIVQHNQI; this comes from the coding sequence ATGGAAGACGATTACCAGAACCCACTGCCGGGGAAAACCTATATAAGCCCGTCACTCCAAGCATTTGGAGATAAGGAGCGAAGGGTTCGTATCGCATCCAAAATACTTCTCTCTGAAGACGGCTATGAATATGCAAAGGAACGCGACGAAGTAGTTTTAAGGAAGAAGCCAGACGCAAAGACCTATATAAAGGCGAAATTCATCGAAGATTCAAGGCAAATCTTTGTCCTAACTGTACAGAAGTTCGTATCAGAAACGGGGCAGCCGTATGGGTCCGGATTTTCCTTTGTAGGTGACGAAATCGGCCGCTTCTGTGAATTTCTAGCAAATATTCATTCGGTTGATTTCAAAAACAAAGCGAAAGTAAATATCACCGACGAAGAGCTTCGAAAAATAGCTTTAACAACTCATCAGGCTAGAGCCTTCCTAGTCGATAACCAAGAGCTGTTTGCAGAAATTCTCAAGTCTGAGGTGACCACTGAAGATATAGTTGCTGTTGGATTTCGAAAGAAGCAATTGAGTGTCTATGACAAGCTTCTAAATAGCGAGAGCTACTTCGATGATTTAAGGGCAAGGAAAAAGTGCTCCAATGAGGCTCTGTGGCAAAAATACTTTGAAAAGAATCCTTGGGTATTTGGTTACGGTTTAGGGTATATATTCCTGTCAAGTCTCGACGACAAAAAGCTAGAGCAAGTAGTTCAGGGGCATAGCATAGGCTCACATGGCAAGCGTGTTGATGCGCTTATGAAAACAAAGGGTATTATTTCCAATCTGTGTTTCGTCGAGATCAAGACTCATACTACAGCACTACTAGAAAGCAAGCCTTACCGATCCGGCTGCTGGGCACCTTCTAAGGAATTAGCGGGCGCTATAGCACAGGTCCAGGGCACAGTGGCCTCTGCCGTGGAAAATCTATCCAGCAGACTTACCCCTAGTGATAGTGAAGGCAATCCGACTGGCGAAGAAATCTATAACTATCAACCTAAATCCTATTTAGTCATAGGTAGTTTGAGCGAATTTTTGTCAGAGCAGGGCGTAAACAAAGATAAGCTGAGGTCCTTTGAGCTACTCCGGAAGAATACTTCCAATCCTGAGATTATTACATTTGATGAACTTTATGAGCGAGCAAAATTCATTGTCCAGCACAACCAAATCTAA
- the trxC gene encoding thioredoxin TrxC — protein sequence MTTDIRHLVCPHCHKVNRVPADKLSSGGNCGACKQPLWPDQVLELTDQSFPAHTGRSDVPVLVDFWASWCGPCKMMAPQFEQAAKDWRGKVRFAKLNTEQAQGPASQFGIRSIPTMILFQNGREVARQSGAMNQAQISQWLQSKGIR from the coding sequence ATGACAACCGACATCCGACACCTCGTGTGTCCCCATTGCCACAAAGTCAATCGCGTACCCGCCGATAAGCTTTCCTCCGGCGGAAATTGCGGTGCCTGCAAGCAGCCGTTATGGCCGGATCAGGTTCTGGAACTGACAGACCAGAGCTTCCCCGCCCACACCGGACGCAGTGATGTGCCGGTGCTGGTGGACTTCTGGGCGAGCTGGTGTGGCCCCTGCAAAATGATGGCGCCGCAATTTGAGCAGGCCGCGAAAGACTGGCGGGGCAAGGTACGCTTTGCCAAGCTGAATACCGAACAGGCTCAGGGCCCGGCCAGCCAGTTTGGCATCCGCAGTATCCCCACAATGATCCTGTTCCAGAATGGCCGGGAGGTGGCCCGCCAGAGCGGCGCCATGAACCAGGCGCAGATCAGCCAATGGCTGCAGTCGAAGGGTATCCGCTAG
- a CDS encoding DUF2750 domain-containing protein, whose product MSSEDLDQVMEMDGEERYDYFLSQVAEEREIWILVNSESRFLKIASDDGDVEYLPVWPASAFASEYASGGDELTPRSISLPDFFRKWVPGLTKDGLDVGVFPGLDKTVWITEPEELKRDLQDVMSAF is encoded by the coding sequence ATGAGTAGTGAAGATCTTGATCAAGTAATGGAAATGGATGGCGAAGAGCGGTACGACTACTTTCTGAGCCAGGTGGCGGAGGAGCGGGAAATCTGGATTCTGGTTAACAGCGAGAGCCGATTCCTCAAGATTGCCTCGGATGATGGCGACGTGGAATACCTGCCTGTGTGGCCGGCTTCAGCCTTCGCCTCCGAATACGCCAGCGGCGGCGATGAGCTGACTCCCCGCAGTATTTCACTGCCCGACTTTTTCCGGAAATGGGTGCCGGGATTGACCAAAGATGGTCTTGATGTCGGTGTTTTCCCCGGTCTCGATAAAACCGTGTGGATAACCGAGCCGGAGGAACTCAAGCGGGATCTTCAGGATGTGATGTCGGCTTTTTAG
- a CDS encoding SDR family NAD(P)-dependent oxidoreductase, producing MSAQTVWITGASSGIGEALALQFAQNGDRLVLSARREGELERVAVRCRDTGLPTDQVLVLPLDVTDWDSLPGKVQAVLDRFGSIDLLVNNAGVSQRSLCKDTDMSVYQKLMDVDVMGQIALAGDGSAFGKEDEDIAGGMDVNECAEVVFKGLKARKREIPVGKGKEMAALWIKRISPEALFRMARARH from the coding sequence ATGTCTGCCCAAACCGTCTGGATAACCGGTGCTTCCTCTGGCATTGGCGAAGCACTTGCCCTGCAGTTTGCACAGAATGGTGACCGCCTGGTGCTTTCCGCCCGGCGGGAGGGTGAGTTGGAACGGGTTGCCGTGCGTTGCCGGGATACAGGGCTGCCAACGGATCAGGTGTTGGTCCTGCCGCTGGATGTGACCGACTGGGATTCCTTGCCTGGCAAGGTTCAGGCAGTTCTGGACAGGTTTGGCAGCATCGATTTACTGGTGAACAACGCCGGTGTCTCACAGCGCTCCCTGTGCAAGGATACCGACATGTCCGTTTACCAGAAATTGATGGATGTCGACGTCATGGGCCAGATTGCCCTCGCGGGCGATGGCTCTGCCTTCGGCAAGGAAGACGAGGATATCGCTGGCGGTATGGATGTCAATGAGTGTGCGGAAGTCGTGTTCAAAGGCCTCAAGGCCAGGAAACGCGAGATCCCGGTCGGCAAGGGCAAGGAAATGGCCGCCCTCTGGATCAAGCGCATCTCGCCAGAGGCCCTGTTTCGGATGGCCAGAGCCAGACACTAG
- a CDS encoding mechanosensitive ion channel family protein yields MLETLETGFRAWMWPGLSAILTVVVTYILFRLALAVFRHFSESRTVLRLFLDAAAKALGVVFCLLALAGALKSAPADLPLIDAVQHLTTLLLVLAITWAAVRLTSAIGDVIVALNPVLEGQWKRARKVETQTRFLVRALNILIVIIGLGAALMTFESVQHMGASLLASAGVGGLILGFAARPVLSNLLAGMQIALTQPFRIDDVLNVQGEWCWVEEVTATYVVLRVWDLRRLIVPLQWFIENPFQNWSRNTSELLGAVFIWVDYTMPVEPLRQEFTRLLHESGLWDGEFSSVQVTDSSDQAIQVRFLMSAADSSRNWDLRCAVREGVVTFIQEYYPAQLPRLRARVVEN; encoded by the coding sequence ATGCTGGAAACACTGGAAACTGGTTTCAGGGCATGGATGTGGCCCGGGCTTTCGGCAATCCTTACAGTCGTTGTCACCTATATCCTCTTCCGGTTGGCTTTGGCGGTTTTTCGCCATTTCTCCGAGTCCAGGACCGTGCTGCGGCTGTTTCTCGATGCCGCGGCGAAAGCTCTCGGTGTTGTGTTCTGTCTGCTCGCCCTGGCCGGGGCGCTCAAGTCAGCGCCAGCGGATCTGCCGCTAATCGATGCTGTCCAGCACCTTACGACCCTGTTGCTGGTGCTCGCAATCACCTGGGCGGCGGTTCGTCTTACATCTGCCATCGGCGATGTGATTGTTGCGCTGAATCCTGTGCTGGAAGGGCAGTGGAAGCGGGCGCGCAAGGTCGAAACCCAGACCCGGTTCCTGGTCAGGGCCCTCAATATCCTGATTGTCATTATCGGCCTTGGCGCCGCCCTGATGACGTTTGAATCCGTGCAGCACATGGGCGCCAGCCTGCTTGCCTCGGCGGGCGTGGGTGGCCTGATTCTGGGTTTTGCCGCCCGACCGGTGCTCAGCAATTTGCTGGCGGGCATGCAGATCGCCCTGACTCAGCCCTTCCGTATAGACGATGTGCTGAACGTGCAGGGGGAATGGTGTTGGGTGGAGGAAGTGACCGCCACCTATGTGGTCTTGCGCGTCTGGGATCTGCGCCGCCTAATTGTCCCGCTGCAGTGGTTTATCGAGAACCCGTTCCAGAACTGGTCCAGAAATACCTCCGAGTTGCTGGGCGCGGTCTTTATCTGGGTGGACTACACCATGCCGGTTGAACCGCTCAGGCAGGAATTTACCCGCTTGCTGCATGAGTCCGGGCTTTGGGACGGCGAATTTTCGTCGGTACAGGTCACCGATTCCAGTGACCAGGCGATCCAGGTGCGTTTTTTGATGAGCGCTGCCGATTCCAGCAGAAACTGGGACCTGAGATGTGCGGTCCGGGAGGGCGTGGTAACCTTCATCCAGGAATATTACCCGGCCCAGCTTCCGCGGCTCAGGGCCCGGGTGGTTGAAAACTGA
- a CDS encoding multidrug effflux MFS transporter, producing MPHLQLALLLGMTVALGPLALDAYLPAFPNIADDLNISHSHVGLTLSAYVTTLGLAQLAGGPLSDRYGRKPVLFGGLLVFAFGAVMVSLADTLSAMVFWRIAQGIGGAFCAVSVPAIVRDQVSGQDAARLFGLIGLIMFIAPAAAPSLGALMLALGEWHWIFLLLAGYAVFMLLALNMALFPKLKPRPRSNTPLKTLVTNYLLVLRHATTMRFVGIQVLCFSTMLLFITHSSFIYQEWYGLSNGTFAILFAANIAFMAALNLINRPLLRRFSSAVLVRAQVIMQCLALVALVITVWAGGPLWLVATCIIVAIGSQGGIVPNNMANAMEFFPHLSGTAAALLGASQFTIAGAISTASSVFGSQSLLTISLSMLACSTGAVILALGAPGAVARATTAVR from the coding sequence TTGCCGCATCTGCAACTGGCTTTATTGTTGGGAATGACCGTAGCCCTGGGCCCTTTGGCACTTGATGCCTATCTGCCGGCGTTTCCGAACATTGCCGACGATCTGAATATTTCCCACAGCCATGTCGGATTAACGCTGAGCGCCTATGTCACAACCCTCGGTCTGGCCCAACTGGCGGGAGGTCCGCTGTCGGATCGTTATGGGCGCAAGCCCGTTCTCTTTGGCGGCCTGCTTGTCTTCGCCTTTGGCGCTGTGATGGTCTCGCTGGCGGACACGCTCTCCGCCATGGTTTTCTGGCGCATCGCCCAGGGCATCGGCGGGGCCTTCTGCGCGGTATCGGTGCCGGCCATCGTGCGGGACCAGGTCAGCGGGCAGGACGCCGCCCGCCTGTTCGGGCTGATTGGCCTGATCATGTTCATTGCGCCGGCGGCCGCCCCGTCTCTGGGCGCACTGATGCTGGCTCTGGGCGAATGGCACTGGATATTCCTGCTACTCGCCGGGTACGCGGTATTTATGCTGCTGGCCCTGAATATGGCGCTGTTCCCCAAGCTCAAGCCACGCCCGCGGAGCAACACGCCTCTCAAAACACTGGTTACCAATTATCTACTGGTACTCCGGCATGCAACCACCATGCGCTTCGTGGGCATCCAGGTGCTGTGCTTCAGTACCATGTTGCTGTTTATCACTCATTCCTCGTTCATTTATCAGGAATGGTACGGCCTCTCCAACGGTACTTTTGCCATTCTGTTCGCCGCCAACATTGCCTTTATGGCCGCACTGAACCTGATCAACCGGCCGCTGCTGCGGCGGTTCTCATCGGCAGTTCTGGTGCGGGCCCAGGTGATCATGCAGTGCCTGGCCCTGGTCGCGCTGGTAATAACGGTTTGGGCCGGGGGGCCGCTCTGGCTGGTGGCGACCTGCATTATCGTCGCGATCGGCTCGCAGGGCGGGATAGTGCCCAATAACATGGCCAACGCCATGGAGTTTTTCCCTCACCTCAGCGGCACGGCCGCGGCTTTACTGGGCGCCTCCCAGTTTACCATTGCCGGGGCCATCAGCACGGCTTCATCGGTCTTTGGCAGCCAGTCTCTGCTGACCATCAGCCTGAGTATGCTGGCCTGCTCAACGGGCGCAGTCATTCTGGCTCTGGGCGCACCCGGGGCAGTTGCCCGGGCGACCACGGCGGTAAGGTGA
- a CDS encoding substrate-binding periplasmic protein produces the protein MIRLSFLFLLFFSVPVLHAEEAAGEPLRFCNSHWPPYSYGDADGQAVGGYAVDFINEIARRIERPVQLHILPWLRCLKMAEDGTADGIMLLTENDERKHFLVMSTPLIWDANLLWYRGDNPQARARLSFAELQGLRIGVVTGFNYGESFNSAVEQFNLTLDDAPSIVSNFKRLERGWIDVFLVNRMAGEYSLHDYPQLKSRLVAQQGPFEAVGFRIGLAKTGRGAGLIDQFDQAIRDMLQDGTVVRIMSSEPFDYL, from the coding sequence ATGATAAGGCTCAGTTTCCTGTTTTTATTGTTCTTTTCTGTTCCGGTCCTGCACGCGGAAGAGGCGGCTGGTGAGCCTTTGCGTTTCTGCAACAGCCATTGGCCGCCGTACAGCTATGGAGACGCTGATGGTCAGGCGGTTGGCGGTTATGCCGTTGATTTCATCAATGAGATAGCCCGGCGAATAGAACGGCCGGTGCAACTGCACATCCTGCCCTGGCTCAGGTGCCTGAAAATGGCCGAGGACGGCACCGCTGATGGAATTATGCTGCTGACTGAAAACGATGAGCGAAAGCATTTTCTCGTTATGAGTACGCCCCTGATCTGGGACGCCAATCTGCTCTGGTACAGGGGGGATAATCCACAGGCCCGCGCTCGACTTAGCTTTGCCGAGTTGCAGGGGCTAAGAATTGGAGTCGTGACAGGGTTTAATTACGGTGAATCGTTCAACAGCGCGGTGGAGCAGTTTAACCTGACACTCGATGACGCACCTTCTATCGTTAGTAATTTCAAGCGATTGGAGCGTGGTTGGATTGACGTTTTTCTGGTTAACCGAATGGCGGGGGAGTACTCACTCCACGATTATCCTCAGTTGAAATCCCGGCTGGTAGCTCAGCAGGGGCCTTTCGAGGCAGTCGGTTTCCGGATAGGCCTCGCCAAGACCGGTCGGGGTGCCGGGCTGATTGACCAGTTCGACCAGGCCATCAGGGACATGCTGCAAGACGGTACGGTTGTCCGGATCATGAGCTCCGAGCCTTTCGACTACCTCTGA
- a CDS encoding DMT family transporter, with translation MPISVHYGLTVLIWGLTWTAIRLQVEAAPVDISVFYRFVMASVVALLVVALVRRLEKLTLKQHGWLVLQGATLYSINFLLIYRAAESMTSGLLAVVFSLAALFNALNGWLWLRLRPTARLYPAISLGITGVALLFWHDLQLGNATATSILFAIAGTFWFSMGNLVSIKVRMSQVPLFLANAWAMVYGALILGIWCLIQGVEWVVPTAATFWGATVFLAVPGSIIAFYCYITVIQTLGADKAGYATVLFPVVALSVSTWLEGFEWAATAVLGAILALLGNYILFRSAKA, from the coding sequence ATGCCCATCTCTGTTCACTATGGTTTGACGGTACTGATCTGGGGCCTCACCTGGACAGCGATTCGTCTTCAGGTTGAAGCAGCGCCGGTCGATATATCCGTTTTCTACCGATTCGTCATGGCCTCTGTCGTCGCATTGCTGGTTGTAGCTCTGGTGCGCAGGCTGGAAAAGCTGACTCTGAAACAGCATGGTTGGCTGGTGCTGCAGGGGGCGACCTTGTATAGCATCAACTTCCTTTTGATTTATCGTGCGGCTGAATCAATGACAAGCGGTCTGCTGGCCGTGGTGTTCTCGCTGGCCGCTCTGTTTAACGCTTTGAATGGCTGGCTCTGGTTGCGGTTGCGGCCTACCGCCCGGCTTTATCCGGCGATCTCTCTGGGTATCACTGGCGTCGCCCTGCTGTTCTGGCACGATCTGCAACTGGGTAACGCCACAGCCACCAGCATTCTGTTCGCGATTGCCGGCACCTTCTGGTTTTCCATGGGTAACCTCGTCAGCATCAAGGTGCGGATGTCCCAGGTGCCGCTGTTCCTGGCCAATGCCTGGGCCATGGTTTACGGCGCGTTGATTCTCGGCATCTGGTGCCTGATTCAGGGTGTGGAATGGGTGGTCCCCACTGCAGCGACATTCTGGGGGGCAACCGTCTTTCTGGCGGTGCCCGGCTCCATCATTGCGTTTTATTGCTACATCACGGTGATTCAGACGCTGGGCGCCGACAAGGCCGGCTACGCGACGGTGCTTTTCCCCGTGGTTGCCCTGAGCGTTTCGACCTGGCTCGAGGGCTTTGAATGGGCAGCAACGGCGGTTCTAGGGGCCATCCTGGCATTGCTGGGGAATTATATTCTGTTCCGGTCGGCCAAAGCGTAG
- a CDS encoding helix-turn-helix domain-containing protein: MLELDQGRALAQWQNRQGEVRYERPRHHALSIYIDKGEQARRVLNGKVVSQGFPGAVCLFPAGSRSSWQISGQFEFFHLYFNDLDVARCAEQTWDADPDKRQLSELYHAEDPVLAQAGKLLALSDWQAPGQTMAMDHLAQWLLLQVVSRHSDIRQPLPEVTGQLSLRYRRLLQERINAELGQSLTLANMASWVSLSPFHFARLFKATFGCAPYQYVQEQRLILARDLLRNNRDKITAIALMCGFNDSSQFSRAFKSRFGISPSGYRSHCSSGQ, encoded by the coding sequence ATGCTTGAACTGGATCAGGGGCGGGCTCTGGCGCAATGGCAGAATCGTCAGGGTGAGGTGCGTTACGAGCGGCCCCGACACCATGCTCTGAGCATTTACATAGACAAGGGCGAGCAAGCCAGAAGGGTATTGAACGGGAAAGTTGTCAGTCAGGGCTTTCCGGGTGCCGTTTGCCTGTTTCCTGCAGGCAGCCGCTCAAGTTGGCAAATCAGCGGACAGTTCGAATTTTTTCATCTCTATTTCAATGATCTGGACGTCGCCCGGTGCGCCGAACAGACATGGGATGCCGACCCGGACAAACGCCAACTTTCCGAGCTATACCATGCAGAAGACCCGGTTCTCGCCCAAGCCGGCAAGCTCCTTGCACTCAGCGACTGGCAGGCCCCAGGCCAAACCATGGCCATGGATCACCTCGCACAATGGCTTCTACTGCAGGTCGTCAGCCGCCACTCTGATATTCGGCAACCCCTTCCGGAAGTCACAGGGCAGCTGTCACTTCGATACCGCCGGCTCTTGCAGGAACGCATCAACGCGGAACTGGGCCAGTCGTTAACGCTCGCCAATATGGCAAGTTGGGTCAGCCTGAGTCCTTTTCATTTTGCCAGGCTTTTCAAGGCCACATTCGGTTGCGCGCCTTATCAATATGTCCAGGAGCAACGATTAATCCTGGCTCGCGACCTGCTTCGCAACAACAGAGACAAAATCACTGCCATTGCACTCATGTGTGGATTCAATGATTCCAGTCAATTCAGCCGGGCGTTCAAGTCCAGATTCGGAATCAGCCCTTCAGGCTATCGATCCCACTGCAGTTCCGGTCAATGA
- a CDS encoding pilus assembly FimT family protein, with amino-acid sequence MATRPEKPPNSDGFTLIELVLVIVILGVLAAFALPRFSDLSTDARLAALDSLTGTMKSTIGIVRSKAYAQGLSPAATNPGGNQQTGYVIETEAGRSEVDWRNLCPESRAEAADSLTMLDYISVDANDSSLETFVDNQYTRVGFSLPAGSGSGPGCYVEYDSFGDPECTVTQITTEC; translated from the coding sequence ATGGCAACTCGCCCCGAAAAACCGCCGAATTCAGACGGGTTTACGCTGATCGAACTGGTTCTCGTCATTGTCATTCTTGGAGTTCTGGCCGCCTTTGCCCTGCCACGTTTTTCGGACCTCTCCACCGATGCCCGCCTGGCAGCATTGGATTCATTGACAGGCACGATGAAAAGCACCATCGGAATTGTAAGAAGCAAGGCCTATGCTCAGGGGCTGTCCCCTGCAGCAACCAATCCTGGCGGAAATCAGCAGACTGGCTACGTAATAGAAACTGAAGCGGGCCGTTCAGAGGTGGACTGGCGCAACCTTTGCCCTGAAAGCCGAGCCGAGGCCGCAGATTCTCTAACAATGCTGGATTACATCTCGGTGGACGCCAACGATTCCTCCCTGGAGACTTTCGTTGACAACCAGTACACCCGTGTAGGGTTTTCTCTACCTGCAGGATCTGGCTCCGGCCCGGGCTGCTATGTCGAATACGATTCCTTCGGCGATCCGGAATGCACGGTGACCCAGATAACCACTGAGTGCTGA
- a CDS encoding NnrU family protein → MTTLIVGLILFLGVHSLSIINEPLRNRLNASMGEGAFKALYSLVSLVGLVLIVWGYGAARMDPTVIYVPPGWLKHVSFLLLVPVFPLLFATYFPGKIKAKLGHPMLVAVKLWALAHLLANGMLHDLLLFGAFLAWAVADRISMKRRTQRAIPTLPATKANDVIAVLGGLAVYVIMVVWAHQWLFGVAPA, encoded by the coding sequence ATGACCACACTGATTGTTGGTCTCATTCTGTTTCTCGGCGTGCACTCGCTTTCCATAATTAACGAGCCTCTGCGTAACAGGCTGAACGCGTCCATGGGCGAGGGAGCCTTTAAGGCGCTCTATTCCCTGGTATCCCTGGTGGGTCTGGTTCTGATCGTCTGGGGTTACGGCGCCGCCCGGATGGATCCCACCGTGATCTACGTGCCACCCGGCTGGCTCAAACATGTGTCCTTCCTGCTCCTGGTCCCTGTATTCCCGTTACTGTTTGCCACCTACTTCCCGGGGAAAATCAAGGCGAAGCTGGGACACCCCATGCTGGTGGCCGTAAAACTCTGGGCCCTGGCACACCTGCTGGCCAACGGGATGCTCCACGATCTTCTGCTATTCGGCGCCTTCCTGGCCTGGGCCGTGGCCGACCGGATTTCGATGAAACGCAGAACACAACGGGCCATCCCCACGCTGCCCGCCACCAAAGCCAACGACGTGATCGCCGTGCTCGGTGGTCTTGCGGTGTATGTGATCATGGTGGTGTGGGCTCACCAGTGGCTCTTTGGCGTGGCGCCGGCCTGA
- a CDS encoding zinc-binding metallopeptidase family protein — protein sequence MKVFSNPVGSGNLWFDNLTTAQGTPVAYDPQARAFLPMPPFCVNREIIGCNWIAPEQGAFCRSCAMTALAPDPNIPNAMPNWATTEAAKRWVLDNLGRWHWFRPEDPGTRPVFHMLAEGLTPVAMGHANGVVTISVAEADPVIRATRRQALDEPYRTMMGHMRHEISHMLWWRLSLREDFLDAFREMFGDERADYPAALERHYHQGPPDNWRLFYLTSYASAHPHEDWAETAAHLLHLTDITDSLVASGLTSPEVPRHGWDPYSESDTAMLINVAASLAIRVNHVNRAMGLSDLYPFVLSQTAQRKLAFVHDWLRRGAQGL from the coding sequence ATGAAGGTATTTTCCAACCCGGTTGGTTCCGGAAATCTGTGGTTTGACAACCTGACCACCGCTCAGGGAACGCCTGTTGCCTACGATCCACAGGCCCGGGCATTTCTTCCCATGCCACCCTTTTGCGTGAACCGGGAGATCATTGGCTGTAACTGGATTGCACCGGAACAGGGGGCATTCTGCCGTTCCTGCGCCATGACAGCTCTGGCGCCGGACCCGAATATTCCAAATGCCATGCCAAACTGGGCTACAACGGAGGCGGCAAAGCGCTGGGTGCTGGACAACCTCGGCCGCTGGCACTGGTTTCGCCCGGAGGATCCGGGCACGCGCCCGGTTTTCCACATGCTGGCCGAGGGTCTGACCCCAGTTGCGATGGGGCACGCAAACGGTGTGGTGACAATCAGTGTGGCGGAGGCTGATCCTGTGATTCGCGCTACCCGCCGTCAGGCGCTGGATGAGCCTTACCGAACCATGATGGGCCACATGCGCCATGAGATCTCCCATATGCTCTGGTGGCGCCTGAGTCTGCGCGAGGATTTCCTGGATGCTTTCCGGGAAATGTTTGGTGATGAGCGCGCCGATTACCCTGCTGCCCTTGAGCGCCACTATCATCAGGGCCCGCCGGACAACTGGCGGCTGTTCTACCTGACCAGCTATGCCTCGGCACACCCCCACGAAGACTGGGCCGAGACTGCTGCACATCTGCTGCACCTGACGGACATCACTGACAGTCTTGTGGCATCCGGCCTGACGTCGCCCGAGGTGCCGAGACACGGCTGGGATCCCTACTCAGAATCCGACACGGCAATGCTGATTAACGTCGCAGCGTCGCTGGCTATTCGGGTGAACCATGTGAACCGCGCCATGGGCCTTTCCGATCTTTACCCCTTCGTGCTCTCGCAAACGGCACAACGCAAACTGGCGTTCGTGCACGACTGGTTGCGCCGGGGAGCCCAGGGGCTTTAA